One Dethiosulfovibrio russensis DNA window includes the following coding sequences:
- a CDS encoding transcription repressor NadR, producing the protein MGDRRDRLDALAGILRGSEGPVSGVELAERLGVSRQAIVQDIATLREKGLPIVATSRGYREERRPPSFRRSFAVCHQADQIYRELSLVVSMGGRVLDVFIDHPIYGELRGNVDVGSQEDVDRFLTLMETTGRHPLLSLSEGFHLHTVEAPSEKILQDIEEGLRNAGFLVSF; encoded by the coding sequence ATGGGAGACAGGAGAGACCGTCTCGACGCCTTGGCCGGTATCCTCAGAGGTTCGGAGGGACCGGTCAGCGGAGTAGAGCTGGCGGAGCGTTTGGGGGTCAGTCGTCAGGCCATAGTTCAGGACATAGCCACCCTTAGGGAGAAGGGGCTTCCGATAGTGGCAACGTCCCGAGGGTATAGGGAGGAGCGCCGTCCTCCCTCTTTCAGAAGGAGTTTCGCCGTCTGTCATCAGGCAGATCAGATATACCGTGAGCTTTCATTGGTAGTCTCCATGGGAGGGAGGGTCCTGGACGTCTTCATAGACCACCCTATATACGGTGAGCTGCGGGGCAACGTGGACGTGGGATCTCAGGAGGACGTGGACCGATTTCTGACCTTGATGGAGACAACCGGTCGACATCCTCTGCTCTCTCTTTCCGAGGGGTTCCACCTTCACACCGTGGAGGCCCCGAGCGAGAAGATACTACAGGATATCGAGGAGGGACTGAGAAACGCCGGGTTTCTCGTGAGCTTCTAG
- a CDS encoding [Fe-Fe] hydrogenase large subunit C-terminal domain-containing protein, which produces MSNEKNEGKSEHMAQVIGIDIDRCNNCHACIAACPVKFCNDGSGDHVSINHHMCIACGKCIQACPQGARYGMDDFDNFMEACRHGEKVVAIVAPAVSAVFGNDVDGLNGWLRSIGVDGIFDVSFGAELTVKSYVEHIRRDHPKTIISQPCPAIVSFVEIYHPELIPYLAPADSPMLHTIKMIGHFYPRYRGHKIAAISPCLAKKREFDETGMGDYNVTFNSIKRYLDVNETDLGSFPKIPYDTPPAERAVLFPVPGGLMKTAEREVPGIGERTRKIEGPEAVYPYLSRLKSAIDRGEAPLMVDCLSCALGCNGGPGTPKTDLTIDEVENRVHRRKEKAEKLHGSGFSGFKKLKLKKSINQRWKAGLYERSYLDRSALSKIRIPSEDELKEVYLSMGKSSPEDIYDCGACGYGSCEKMAIAIFNGLNKPGNCLHYMVADLNETKKLVETEKANSDAKADEKSREANEAKKEIEDKMEKNLAMAEEVARHTAALEKNMDRVNEMMTSLTDLLKKNEIACAELDERTTQANDILTTFAPIAKAINATSIQTNMLALNATIEAAHAGASGQGFAVVAGEVGKLAEKVHGEAGKIAPATQNIERIFVDIKNQAITVAEGVSNSNGLTRQTEEAVRDMRESAKKINSEIEELCR; this is translated from the coding sequence TTGTCGAACGAAAAAAATGAAGGGAAATCCGAACACATGGCTCAGGTAATAGGGATAGACATCGATAGATGCAACAACTGCCATGCGTGTATAGCGGCCTGTCCAGTAAAATTCTGCAACGACGGCAGTGGAGACCACGTATCCATAAATCACCATATGTGCATCGCCTGCGGGAAGTGTATTCAGGCATGTCCTCAAGGGGCCAGATACGGAATGGACGATTTCGATAATTTCATGGAAGCCTGCCGTCATGGAGAGAAGGTCGTAGCGATAGTAGCTCCGGCGGTATCCGCCGTTTTCGGAAACGACGTCGATGGGCTCAACGGATGGCTTAGATCGATCGGCGTGGATGGGATCTTCGACGTCAGCTTCGGAGCGGAACTTACCGTTAAAAGCTACGTGGAACACATCAGGAGAGATCACCCGAAAACGATCATCTCTCAGCCATGTCCCGCCATAGTATCCTTCGTGGAGATCTATCATCCCGAGCTGATTCCCTACCTGGCCCCGGCGGACAGCCCCATGCTCCACACCATAAAGATGATAGGACACTTCTACCCCCGGTATAGAGGACATAAAATAGCGGCAATCTCCCCCTGTCTGGCGAAAAAAAGGGAGTTCGATGAGACTGGGATGGGAGACTATAACGTGACCTTCAACAGCATAAAAAGATATCTCGACGTGAACGAGACCGACCTGGGTTCCTTTCCGAAGATCCCTTACGACACCCCACCGGCGGAGAGAGCTGTGCTGTTCCCCGTTCCGGGAGGGCTTATGAAGACGGCGGAGAGAGAGGTTCCTGGAATAGGGGAGAGGACGAGAAAGATAGAGGGACCGGAGGCGGTGTACCCCTATCTGTCACGGCTAAAATCCGCCATAGATCGAGGGGAGGCTCCCCTGATGGTGGACTGCCTCAGCTGCGCCCTGGGATGCAACGGAGGCCCCGGCACACCTAAAACGGACCTCACTATCGACGAGGTGGAGAACAGGGTTCACAGACGAAAAGAGAAGGCCGAAAAGCTTCACGGGAGCGGATTTTCAGGCTTTAAAAAATTGAAATTGAAAAAATCCATAAACCAGCGCTGGAAAGCAGGCCTTTACGAAAGAAGCTACCTAGACAGGTCGGCGCTATCTAAAATTCGCATACCGTCGGAAGACGAGCTCAAAGAGGTCTACCTATCGATGGGCAAGAGTTCCCCTGAGGATATATACGACTGCGGCGCCTGCGGCTACGGCTCCTGCGAAAAGATGGCCATAGCCATATTCAACGGATTGAACAAACCGGGAAACTGCCTCCACTACATGGTCGCCGACCTGAACGAAACGAAAAAGCTGGTAGAGACGGAAAAAGCCAACTCCGACGCCAAGGCGGACGAGAAAAGCAGAGAGGCCAACGAGGCTAAAAAAGAGATAGAGGACAAAATGGAAAAAAACCTTGCCATGGCCGAAGAGGTGGCTAGACACACCGCCGCGTTGGAGAAGAACATGGACAGGGTCAACGAGATGATGACCTCATTGACGGATCTGCTGAAAAAGAACGAGATCGCCTGCGCCGAACTGGACGAGAGGACGACCCAGGCGAACGATATTCTGACTACTTTCGCCCCTATAGCCAAGGCGATCAACGCCACCTCGATACAGACCAATATGCTGGCCCTGAACGCCACGATAGAGGCCGCTCATGCCGGAGCATCGGGACAGGGCTTCGCCGTTGTGGCCGGCGAAGTAGGGAAGCTCGCCGAAAAGGTCCACGGAGAAGCGGGGAAAATCGCACCGGCTACGCAGAATATAGAGAGGATCTTCGTCGACATCAAAAACCAGGCGATAACGGTAGCGGAAGGGGTGTCGAACTCCAACGGACTTACCCGTCAGACCGAGGAGGCCGTTCGCGACATGAGGGAATCGGCAAAGAAGATAAACTCGGA